The Xenorhabdus doucetiae genome has a window encoding:
- a CDS encoding GpE family phage tail protein: MADIATVFHWSPTVTDEMSLSELLDWRHRAILRSGAENE, encoded by the coding sequence GTGGCAGATATCGCCACCGTTTTTCATTGGTCACCGACAGTGACAGATGAAATGTCACTGTCGGAACTATTGGACTGGCGACATCGGGCCATTTTAAGAAGTGGTGCAGAAAATGAGTAA
- a CDS encoding phage tail assembly protein, producing MTETLNTQNDDLRTIELEAPLARGNGEITEVMIRKPNSGALRGARLQALLEMDVDSMLLVLPRVTTPALTKNDLMMMSPGDLINLSVEVVNFLLPKSVKSDSQND from the coding sequence ATGACAGAAACACTGAACACTCAAAATGACGATCTGCGCACCATCGAACTGGAAGCACCACTGGCGCGGGGCAACGGCGAAATCACGGAAGTGATGATACGCAAACCGAACAGCGGCGCGTTGCGCGGTGCACGTTTACAGGCTCTGCTGGAAATGGATGTGGATTCTATGCTGCTGGTCCTGCCGCGTGTGACCACCCCTGCATTGACCAAAAATGACCTGATGATGATGTCACCGGGTGATCTGATTAATCTCAGTGTGGAGGTGGTCAATTTTTTGTTGCCGAAGTCGGTCAAGTCCGATTCCCAGAACGATTAA
- a CDS encoding phage major tail tube protein, translating to MALPRKLKYLNLFNDGNNYQGIVEELTLPKLSRKLEAYRGAGMNGSAMVDLGLDEGALDAEFTLGGIEAQLYKQWGIAKADGVMLRFAGSFERDDTGDVVAVEVVMRGRFQEFDHGTYKQGDNTQTKITAKNTYFKLTWDGEELIEIDTVNMVEKVGGIDRLEQHRRAIGLF from the coding sequence ATGGCATTACCTCGCAAACTCAAATACCTGAACTTGTTCAATGATGGCAACAACTATCAGGGGATCGTGGAAGAACTGACGCTTCCGAAGTTAAGCCGCAAGCTGGAAGCCTATCGCGGAGCCGGCATGAACGGCAGCGCAATGGTGGATCTGGGTCTGGATGAAGGCGCATTGGATGCGGAATTCACTCTGGGCGGCATTGAAGCCCAACTTTACAAACAGTGGGGCATCGCAAAAGCCGATGGCGTCATGCTGCGCTTCGCCGGCTCTTTTGAGCGTGATGACACCGGTGACGTCGTTGCCGTTGAAGTTGTGATGCGTGGTCGTTTCCAGGAGTTCGATCACGGCACGTATAAACAAGGTGATAACACACAGACCAAAATCACCGCCAAAAACACTTACTTCAAACTGACATGGGATGGTGAAGAACTGATTGAAATCGACACCGTCAACATGGTTGAGAAAGTCGGCGGAATCGATCGTCTGGAGCAGCATCGCCGCGCTATCGGTCTTTTTTAA
- a CDS encoding phage tail sheath protein codes for MAQDYHHGVRVQEINEGTRTITTVSTAIVGMVCTAPDADEKTFPLDTPVLLTDVMSASGKAGKKGTLSASLKAIAAQAQPVTVVVRVAEGESEEATISNLIGGVTDAGKKTGMQALLAAQSQLGVKPRILGIPGLDSKAVAVELASVAQKLKAMAYVSAYGCKNISEVIKYRDNFNQRELMLIWPDFLSWDTVTNSEAIAYATARALGLRAKIDQETGWHKTLSNVGVNGVTGLSADVFWDLQDTATDADLLNKAGVTTLIRKNGFRFWGSRTCADDPLFQFESYTRTAQVLADTMAESHMWAIDKPLTPSLVRDIIEGINAKFRELKAGGYIIDGRCWYDDKANDKDTLKAGKLTIDYDYTPVPPLENMMLRQRITDSYLMDFAKSINN; via the coding sequence ATGGCACAAGACTATCATCACGGCGTCCGTGTACAGGAAATTAACGAAGGTACTCGTACCATCACTACCGTTAGCACCGCTATCGTAGGTATGGTGTGTACTGCCCCTGACGCAGACGAAAAAACATTTCCATTAGATACTCCCGTTCTGCTTACTGACGTTATGAGCGCCAGTGGTAAAGCCGGGAAAAAAGGGACGTTGTCCGCATCACTGAAAGCAATCGCAGCTCAAGCTCAACCTGTCACTGTTGTTGTGCGTGTTGCTGAGGGCGAGTCTGAAGAAGCCACCATTTCTAACCTCATCGGTGGTGTCACTGATGCAGGTAAGAAAACTGGTATGCAGGCACTGTTGGCGGCACAAAGCCAGCTCGGTGTTAAGCCTCGCATTTTGGGGATTCCGGGTCTGGATTCAAAAGCAGTGGCTGTTGAACTGGCAAGCGTTGCTCAGAAACTGAAAGCAATGGCCTATGTCAGCGCTTATGGCTGCAAAAATATCTCAGAAGTGATCAAGTATCGCGACAATTTCAATCAGCGTGAGCTGATGCTGATTTGGCCTGATTTCTTGAGCTGGGATACCGTGACCAACAGCGAAGCTATCGCTTATGCGACCGCCCGTGCTCTGGGCCTGCGCGCCAAAATCGATCAGGAAACCGGCTGGCATAAAACGCTGTCCAACGTGGGTGTCAACGGTGTGACTGGCCTGTCTGCTGACGTTTTCTGGGATCTGCAAGATACCGCAACTGACGCTGATCTGCTGAACAAAGCGGGCGTGACTACGCTTATCCGCAAAAACGGTTTCCGTTTCTGGGGTTCCCGTACTTGTGCGGATGATCCTCTGTTCCAGTTCGAAAGCTACACCCGTACCGCTCAGGTTCTGGCTGACACTATGGCTGAATCCCATATGTGGGCTATCGATAAACCGCTGACGCCATCACTGGTGCGCGACATTATCGAAGGCATTAATGCCAAGTTCCGCGAACTGAAAGCCGGTGGTTACATCATTGATGGCCGCTGCTGGTATGACGACAAGGCGAATGACAAGGACACCCTGAAAGCCGGCAAACTGACCATCGATTACGACTATACACCTGTACCGCCACTGGAAAACATGATGTTACGCCAGCGCATTACAGATAGTTACCTGATGGATTTCGCGAAAAGTATCAATAATTAA
- a CDS encoding tail fiber assembly protein, whose product MHYYINENTREIYAYENEIDSLELTPIPEAEALAIANPPPTAEQLREQATFQKQYLMSQASNSIAPLQYAVDLDMATDGERAALTAWKKYCVLLNRVDCSAAPNIDWPNAPE is encoded by the coding sequence ATGCATTACTACATTAATGAAAACACGCGGGAAATTTACGCGTACGAAAATGAGATTGATAGTCTGGAATTAACCCCCATTCCAGAAGCGGAGGCGCTGGCGATTGCCAATCCTCCGCCCACCGCAGAACAACTGCGCGAACAGGCTACATTCCAGAAACAATACCTCATGTCTCAAGCGTCAAACTCAATAGCCCCGCTGCAATACGCCGTTGATCTCGATATGGCAACGGACGGAGAACGGGCCGCACTGACAGCGTGGAAAAAATACTGTGTGCTATTGAACCGTGTAGACTGTTCGGCAGCACCAAATATTGACTGGCCTAACGCGCCAGAATGA
- a CDS encoding tail fiber assembly protein, whose protein sequence is MKYKYFLDPRGEVYGYPMDGSQDELIGNKKPISYEEMLKITNPPPTLEQLQQLAESQKRHRLKTAAEKIDICQDAVDLGIATNAEKSALTEWRRYRVLLNRVDCSTAPDIQWPEQPE, encoded by the coding sequence GTGAAATATAAATATTTTTTAGATCCGCGCGGTGAGGTTTACGGCTACCCTATGGATGGTTCTCAGGATGAGTTGATAGGCAATAAAAAGCCCATCAGCTACGAGGAGATGTTAAAAATAACTAATCCGCCGCCAACGCTGGAGCAGCTACAGCAACTGGCTGAATCTCAGAAACGGCACCGACTGAAAACAGCCGCAGAAAAAATCGATATCTGTCAGGATGCCGTAGATTTGGGGATCGCCACCAATGCCGAAAAATCCGCATTAACCGAATGGCGACGCTACAGGGTGCTGCTCAATCGGGTTGATTGCTCTACCGCGCCCGATATCCAATGGCCGGAACAGCCGGAATAA